The genomic segment TCAGGCTGCTGCGGATTCATTTGGAATAGAGAAATCTCTAGTTGATTCAATATTAAATCCATTGATATCTAGGGCAAAGCAAGCCTTGATCCCCCATGTAGAGAAACTTTCTGGAAAGAAACTGTTTCTTTTGCCCGAATCTCAGTTAGAAATACCTCTCGCCAGATTTCTAAGTAACGAGTGTGGAATGGAGATTATTGAAATAGGAACGCCTTACTTAAATAGAGATTTAATGAAAGCAGAAATAGACTTGCTACCACCCGATTGTCGTATCGTTGAGGGACAGCATGTTGAGAGGCAATTAGACAGAGTAAGAGATAGTTCGCCAGATCTAGTTGTTTGTGGAATGGGGCTTGCTAATCCACTCGAAGCAGAAGGGATATCAACTAAATGGTCGATTGAAATGGTTTTCAGCCCAATTCACGGGATTGATCAAGCTTCTGATCTCGCAGAATTGTTCTCAAGGCCACTTCGCAGGCATGACATTTTAAATCCTAAAACACTTACATCAAATTAATTTCATGGAATTAACTCTCTGGACATACGAAGGACCTCCTCATATCGGAGCGATGAGGATTGCTACGTCTATGAAAAAATTACATTATGTTTTACATGCTCCTCAAGGGGATACTTACGCTGACCTTCTTTTTACGATGATTGAACGCCGCGGAAGTAGACCACCTGTAACTTATACAACTTTTCAAGCTAGAGATTTAGGAGGTGATACAGCAGAACTTGTAAAAGGACATATAAAAGAAGCCGTAGACAGATTTAAGCCAGAGACTCTTTTGGTAGGAGAAAGTTGTACAGCTGAATTAATTCAAGATCAGCCCGGATCACTAGCAAAAGGTATGGGTTTTGATATCCCAATTGTCAGCCTCGAATTACCGGCCTATAGCAAAAAGGAAAACTGGGGTGGATCTGAGACCTTTTATCAAATCGTAAGAACTTTACTCAAAGACCACTCGAATGAATCCAAGCATACGTGGCAGGAAGAAAAAAGAAGACCGAGGGTAAATCTACTTGGTCCAACTTTGCTTGGATTTAGATGTAGGGATGATGTTTTGGAAATACAAAAACTACTTGGTCAGTACGGGATAGACGTCAATGTTGTGGCGCCACTAGGAGCATCACCTGCAGATATATTGCGAATCCCCAATGCTGATGTAAATGTTTGCCTTTATCCAGAAATAGCGGAATCAACTTGTATTTGGCTTGAAAGAAATTTAAATATTCCTTTTACAACAACAGTTCCGCTTGGTGTTGGGGCTACTCAGGATTTTCTTAAGGAATTACACAAAGTGTTAGAGATGGAAATCCCTCAATCAGTAAACGAATCTAATAATTCGAAATTAACCTGGTACTCGAATTCAGTGGATTCGAATTACCTAACAGGTAAAAGAGTCTTTATTTTTGGAGACGGAACACACGCTCTTGCTGCAGCAAGAATTGCTAATGAGGAGCTTGGTTTTAAAGTTGTAGGTCTAGGAACTTATAGTCGAGAAATGGCTAGGAAAGTTCGTCCAGCCGCTAAGGCACTTGGTTTAGAGGCATTGATAACCAATGACTACTTAGAAGTAGAAGATGCGATAAAAGAAACATCTCCAGAACTAGTCCTTGGCACACAAATGGAGCGACATAGTGCAAAAAGACTTGGTATCCCATGCGCTGTGATCAGTACACCAATGCATGTGCAGGATGTACCTGCTCGATATAGCCCTCAAATGGGATGGGAGGGTGCAAATGTCATTTTTGATGACTGGGTTCATCCATTAATGATGGGACTGGAGGAACATTTAATTGGAATGTTTAAGCATGACTTCGAATTTGTTGATGGCCACCAAAGTCATCTAGGACATTTAGGTGGAAAAGGAACTCAAAATACAAATAAAGAGGCTATAAAAACAAACTTACAAGATTCAGTAATTACAGATAGCGACCCTATCTGGACACATGAAGGTGAAAAAGAACTTTCGAAAATCCCATTTTTTGTAAGAGGTAAGGTAAGAAGAAATACAGAGAATTATGCTCGCCAAGCTGGATGTAGAGAAATCAACGAAGAAACTCTATATGACGCTAAGGCTCATTATAAAGCCTAAATTTGGTCCTTCTAATTACGCCAATGAGAACTTTCTTGGCTTGATTTGATTAATCTCCAAACATTTCTTGATAACTTCTTAGCAATTAGACCACCTCTCTCAACTTTTGAGGAGCCTGGCCTAACGCCCAAAAGTTTTGATACTTCTGTTGTGCTTAGTGGAGCACCTGTTTCTAGAGCTAGAGAAGTTAGTTCAAGTCTTTGACGCAGCTCATACGTATCACATTTTTCGTCTTCTTTTAACCAATTCAAGTCGGCAAGTCCTTTGTCAGACAATTTTTGCATAAGACCTAACGAGACTAAACCTAGCGCTTGCTCCGGATTGATTTCAGCATTTGAGTTATTGTTTTTGGGATCCTTTGGCTGAGTTGCAGACATTCTTTCGTAAAATCAATATATCTTGAATTTATCGGCTTACAATCAGCATGCAAGTCTCAATTGCTAGCTAAAAAGACAATCTTTGAGGTAGTATCTCGCGCATGACGAGATTCGCCACATTTGAAAATAATGAGAGGCGACCAGGAGGAAGTCAAAGAATTACTGGTGCAGAGGTTAATAAATATCTTGTCGATGATCCAAAGAGAGTAATAACAACTGATTCTGAAAAATCGTTAGTTGCTCGTCAAGCAAGTCATGTAAAACAAATTGAATTAAGAACATATGTATTTCTAGATTCTTTGCAACCTCAACTTGCTGCTTATATGGGTACTGCAAGTTCAGGATTTTTACCCATACCCGGTGATGCTTGTCTTTGGATGGAGGTTTCTCCTGGAATGGCTGTGCATAGGGTTACAGATATCGCACTAAAAGCCAGCAACGTTCGATTAGGGCAAATGATCGTTGAAAGGGCATTTGGATCTCTTGCTCTTTATCACCGAGATCAAAGCACAGTACTGCATTCAGGCGATGTCGTTTTGGATGCCATAGGTAGCACAATTGATAGGAGAACGGATCCGCAAGTTACTTGGACTGAGGTTATTCGCTCTATTACTCCGGACCATGCTGTTTTGATCAATCGACAAAATAGACGTGGCTCAATGATTCAATCTGGAATGAGTATGTTCATTCTTGAGACTGAACCAGCTGGATATGTTTTGATGGCTGCGAACGAAGCAGAGAAGGCATCAAACATCACAATCGTTGATGTGAAAGGAGTTGGTGCTTTTGGAAGACTGACTTTAGCTGGGAAAGAAGGAGATGTTGAGGAGGCTGCGGCTGCGGCGATGAGATCTATTGACCAAATCAATAGAAGTTAATTATTTTTAATTCCTATAGCTTTCAAAAGGTAAGGCGCTAATTCTCTGGCGGCTTTACCTCTACTTCCATGTTTTGATAATTGTGCATTATTTAATTCTCCATAAGTGCAATTAGTTTCACGAACCCAAAATAATGATTCAAATTCACCATTGGGGTAAGCAGGCTCTTTTAAAATTTCGCCCCAGCAAATTCCTATTGTATTTTGGATTATCTCTCCACTGTTAGAGCAGAGAACCATTACGCTGCAAACTTTTGCGCTTCTATAAGGACTGTCTCCGAGAGCAGTTAGGATTTTTTCTATTTTTTTTTCATTTGTATTAGCAAGTCGTGCAGAAAAGATACCTGGAGCATTACCAAGAGAATCAATTTCAAGTCCAGAATCATCTGCAATAGTCCAACTGTTAGTCAATGCCGCTGCTGCTTTTGCTTTCAATATGGCATTCTCCAGATATGTTTTTCCTGTTTCTTCAACATCTAAAGAACTAGGTTGTTTTTTAACTTCAATTGGTAGCGGCCCAAGCATTGCCTCTATCTCAGCAACCTTCTTGGGATTACCACTAGCAATGGTTATTAGTGGTTTTTTCAAATCGAATAATTTAACTAGTCTTATATAGTCTTACAAGAAGAAGTCAAAAACAATAGTCGTTGAATTTTATAGATGATTTTGAGACAGTTTTTTGGTGAACATTCCAACCCTGACATAGCAAGGAGGCTGTCTCGTGAGTAAAAATAACTACATGAACTTGTTTACGCAATGCAATATGAGTATGTCCTGACTGTTGATCGAACAGTGTTACTCAACTGTCGTAGCAAGGGTGATAAGCTCAGCTTATGAATAGGACTAGAAACTGTAATCAGCGCTATTAGAAAATCCCCTTGACT from the Prochlorococcus marinus str. NATL2A genome contains:
- a CDS encoding ferredoxin:protochlorophyllide reductase (ATP-dependent) subunit B is translated as MELTLWTYEGPPHIGAMRIATSMKKLHYVLHAPQGDTYADLLFTMIERRGSRPPVTYTTFQARDLGGDTAELVKGHIKEAVDRFKPETLLVGESCTAELIQDQPGSLAKGMGFDIPIVSLELPAYSKKENWGGSETFYQIVRTLLKDHSNESKHTWQEEKRRPRVNLLGPTLLGFRCRDDVLEIQKLLGQYGIDVNVVAPLGASPADILRIPNADVNVCLYPEIAESTCIWLERNLNIPFTTTVPLGVGATQDFLKELHKVLEMEIPQSVNESNNSKLTWYSNSVDSNYLTGKRVFIFGDGTHALAAARIANEELGFKVVGLGTYSREMARKVRPAAKALGLEALITNDYLEVEDAIKETSPELVLGTQMERHSAKRLGIPCAVISTPMHVQDVPARYSPQMGWEGANVIFDDWVHPLMMGLEEHLIGMFKHDFEFVDGHQSHLGHLGGKGTQNTNKEAIKTNLQDSVITDSDPIWTHEGEKELSKIPFFVRGKVRRNTENYARQAGCREINEETLYDAKAHYKA
- a CDS encoding non-canonical purine NTP pyrophosphatase, which produces MKKPLITIASGNPKKVAEIEAMLGPLPIEVKKQPSSLDVEETGKTYLENAILKAKAAAALTNSWTIADDSGLEIDSLGNAPGIFSARLANTNEKKIEKILTALGDSPYRSAKVCSVMVLCSNSGEIIQNTIGICWGEILKEPAYPNGEFESLFWVRETNCTYGELNNAQLSKHGSRGKAARELAPYLLKAIGIKNN